One Leptolyngbya sp. SIO1E4 genomic window, TGTCGAAAGCCTTCTGTGTGATCTGCTAAAGTGTCCCACTCAACCAACAGAAGGTATCTGTTCTGCTTCTCGATGCATTTTTTTAGCGTATGCGATCGGTACCCTGGCATCGACGCAATAATGCTCGACGCGTTTGCAAAAGCATCCTCGTAGTCTTTTTCTCGACCTGGAATGATGTCTAGGATGGCGACTTCAAGGATCATGCTACGGTACTGCCCCTATGCTCCTGA contains:
- a CDS encoding antibiotic biosynthesis monooxygenase, whose amino-acid sequence is MILEVAILDIIPGREKDYEDAFANASSIIASMPGYRSHTLKKCIEKQNRYLLLVEWDTLADHTEGFRQSDEYQTWKALLHPFYDPFPVVEHYESL